A part of Maridesulfovibrio hydrothermalis AM13 = DSM 14728 genomic DNA contains:
- a CDS encoding double-cubane-cluster-containing anaerobic reductase, giving the protein MTEPSYREMWENLNLDIEAHDGLLEVLGKFYGDIYMSQQGRLQGMEYLDFVLSEVHGLRVKELIDAKNAGRKIIGSFCVFVPEEITLALDAIQVGLCAGADAGTEAAETVVPRNTCALIKSFIGFKMARICPYTESCDLIIGETTCDGKKKAYEAFGEMAPMHVMEVPQRKEADDRVLWKAEVLRFKDKLEKLTGKKVSAAALKKGIKTVNDKRRALQRLNVLRAADPTPISGRDVLLINQISFYDDPVRFTQSINTLCDQIEERIDRNEGIAPAKTPRLMLAGCPMAVPNWKLPYIIESSGAVVVSEESCIGTRNTRDLVDESGETVDEMIDAICDRYMKIDCACFTPNNERMENIKKLAEETKVDGVIHYSLMFCQPYTHEAFKVEKTLTQAQVPMLSIETDYSMEDVEQLKTRVEAFVEMIS; this is encoded by the coding sequence ATGACAGAGCCATCTTACAGAGAAATGTGGGAAAATCTGAATCTGGACATTGAAGCCCATGATGGACTTCTGGAAGTGCTGGGTAAATTTTACGGGGATATCTACATGAGCCAGCAAGGCCGCTTGCAGGGCATGGAATATCTGGATTTCGTGCTTTCAGAGGTGCACGGCCTGCGTGTGAAGGAACTGATCGATGCCAAAAATGCCGGACGCAAAATAATCGGTTCATTCTGCGTCTTTGTGCCGGAAGAAATCACTCTGGCTCTTGATGCAATTCAGGTCGGTCTCTGTGCCGGCGCAGATGCCGGAACAGAAGCTGCCGAAACGGTTGTACCACGCAATACCTGTGCTCTGATCAAATCATTCATCGGTTTTAAGATGGCAAGGATCTGTCCTTACACCGAATCATGCGACCTGATCATAGGCGAGACCACCTGCGACGGGAAGAAGAAAGCATACGAAGCATTCGGTGAAATGGCTCCCATGCATGTGATGGAAGTACCCCAGCGCAAAGAAGCAGACGATCGCGTTTTATGGAAAGCAGAAGTGCTGCGGTTCAAGGATAAACTGGAAAAACTTACCGGGAAAAAAGTCAGTGCCGCAGCTCTCAAAAAAGGCATAAAAACAGTCAATGACAAGAGACGCGCCCTGCAAAGACTTAACGTTTTGCGCGCAGCTGACCCGACTCCTATTTCAGGGCGTGATGTACTGCTTATCAATCAAATCAGTTTCTATGATGATCCGGTTCGTTTCACTCAGTCCATCAATACCCTCTGCGATCAGATTGAAGAACGCATTGACAGAAATGAAGGTATTGCTCCGGCAAAAACACCCCGGCTCATGCTGGCCGGTTGTCCTATGGCTGTCCCCAACTGGAAACTGCCATATATCATTGAAAGCTCCGGAGCGGTTGTTGTTTCAGAAGAATCCTGCATAGGAACCCGCAACACCCGAGACCTCGTTGATGAATCAGGCGAAACCGTTGATGAAATGATCGATGCCATCTGTGATCGATACATGAAAATTGACTGCGCCTGCTTCACTCCCAACAACGAACGCATGGAAAACATCAAAAAACTGGCCGAAGAAACAAAAGTTGACGGCGTTATTCATTACTCTCTCATGTTCTGCCAGCCATACACCCACGAGGCTTTCAAGGTAGAAAAAACTTTGACACAGGCGCAGGTTCCCATGCTTTCAATTGAAACCGATTACAGCATGGAGGATGTGGAGCAGTTGAAAACACGGGTAGAAGCCTTTGTTGAAATGATTTCGTAG
- a CDS encoding 30S ribosomal protein S1 codes for MSEKNLETNGEENFAELFEAFQSESNDNLQVGDQIKGTVISITKDSVFIDTGSKVDGVVTRDELTNEEGELTVNDGDIVELYVISMNNNEVVLSKAMSGAGGLNMLREAFENSVPVEGKVEETCKGGFRVKMMHRKVFCPVSQIDTTFVENPEEYVGSTHNFQVIKFEENGRNIVVSRRVLLEQEQEKAREQFMQDVQPDAVLDGRVTKLMPFGAFVELTPGVEGMVHISELSWSRSAKPEDVVQPGDEVTVRILSMEPRKDGKGLKIGLSLKQLQADPWDELGDKFKAGDKTTGTVARCADFGVFVEIAPGIEGLVHISEMSYTKRVHKPEDEVTPGQEVAVMIKDVDPVKRRIGLSMKDAAGDPWLDVEDTFKVGQEVEGTVENKAEFGIFINLAPGITGLLPMSRISRSGKQSELESLKPGDKVKVSIEELNTSDRKVTLTAGDAKKETGDSDWKEYNKTTASRRSAPRKSAAKTSGDTGGFGGLLGQKLQEAMNKKN; via the coding sequence ATGTCCGAGAAAAACTTGGAAACAAATGGCGAAGAGAACTTTGCCGAACTGTTTGAAGCCTTCCAGTCCGAATCCAACGACAATCTTCAGGTCGGAGATCAGATCAAGGGAACTGTAATTTCCATCACTAAAGATTCCGTGTTTATCGACACCGGATCTAAAGTTGACGGAGTTGTAACCCGAGACGAACTGACCAATGAGGAAGGTGAACTGACCGTTAACGACGGAGACATCGTAGAACTCTACGTAATCTCCATGAACAACAACGAAGTCGTCCTTTCCAAAGCCATGTCCGGCGCAGGCGGACTCAATATGCTGCGTGAAGCATTTGAGAACTCCGTCCCTGTTGAGGGCAAGGTTGAGGAAACCTGCAAAGGCGGTTTCAGAGTAAAAATGATGCACCGCAAGGTGTTCTGCCCTGTCAGCCAGATTGACACAACCTTTGTGGAAAATCCCGAAGAGTATGTCGGCAGCACCCACAATTTTCAGGTCATCAAGTTCGAAGAAAACGGTCGCAACATTGTTGTTTCCCGTAGAGTCCTTCTCGAACAGGAACAGGAAAAAGCACGCGAACAATTCATGCAGGATGTTCAGCCCGATGCAGTCCTTGACGGACGCGTTACAAAGCTTATGCCTTTTGGCGCATTCGTAGAACTTACCCCCGGGGTCGAAGGCATGGTTCATATCTCTGAACTCAGCTGGTCCCGTTCTGCCAAGCCTGAAGACGTTGTACAGCCCGGCGATGAAGTCACCGTTAGAATTCTGTCTATGGAACCGCGCAAAGATGGAAAGGGCCTCAAAATAGGTCTTTCCCTCAAGCAGCTTCAGGCTGATCCGTGGGATGAGCTGGGCGACAAATTCAAAGCGGGCGATAAAACAACTGGCACAGTTGCCCGTTGTGCTGACTTCGGCGTATTCGTTGAAATCGCTCCCGGCATTGAAGGGCTCGTTCACATTTCTGAAATGAGCTACACAAAACGGGTTCATAAACCGGAAGATGAAGTCACTCCCGGTCAGGAAGTTGCTGTAATGATCAAAGACGTTGATCCGGTTAAACGCCGTATCGGTCTGTCCATGAAAGATGCAGCAGGTGATCCGTGGCTCGACGTTGAAGATACCTTCAAAGTCGGTCAGGAAGTAGAGGGAACCGTTGAAAATAAAGCCGAATTCGGTATTTTCATCAACCTCGCCCCCGGTATTACCGGTCTTCTCCCCATGTCCCGCATCTCCCGCTCCGGCAAACAGTCAGAGCTTGAGTCTTTAAAACCCGGTGACAAGGTGAAAGTATCTATTGAAGAACTTAACACCTCTGACCGTAAGGTCACTCTCACTGCCGGTGATGCTAAAAAAGAAACCGGCGACAGTGACTGGAAAGAATACAATAAAACTACAGCCTCCAGAAGATCTGCACCACGCAAATCAGCTGCTAAAACCTCCGGTGACACTGGTGGATTCGGCGGCCTGCTCGGACAGAAACTTCAAGAAGCCATGAATAAAAAGAATTAA
- a CDS encoding acyl-CoA dehydratase activase gives MIAGIDIGSRSMELVVLDGENIFLKRRLPTTFDPAGQLDIILDGTEVDLISATGYGRKLVTQDLTGVECVSLTEIKAYALGVSHLFPQARTILDIGGQDTKAISLLKNGKVAKFEMNDRCAAGTGKFLEHLATVFQIPIEEFGDYALKGDKALQINSMCTVFAETEATSLMAQGRNPRNIALGLHSSIVRRTTNMLSRVGLVTPLVFAGGVANNPCVISMLKESLSITPVIPEEPDFAGALGAAIYGRSLSKIS, from the coding sequence ATGATCGCGGGAATTGATATCGGCTCACGCTCTATGGAGCTTGTTGTTCTGGATGGCGAAAATATTTTTCTTAAACGCAGACTGCCTACAACCTTTGATCCGGCCGGTCAGCTGGATATCATTCTGGATGGAACTGAAGTGGACCTGATTTCCGCCACAGGATATGGCCGAAAACTGGTTACGCAGGATCTTACCGGCGTGGAGTGTGTGTCTCTTACCGAGATTAAAGCATATGCACTCGGGGTTTCGCACCTTTTCCCTCAGGCACGGACCATTTTAGATATAGGCGGGCAGGATACCAAGGCTATTTCACTTCTGAAAAACGGCAAAGTCGCAAAATTTGAAATGAATGACCGCTGCGCTGCCGGAACAGGTAAATTTCTGGAACATCTCGCCACTGTTTTTCAAATTCCCATTGAAGAATTCGGTGACTATGCTTTAAAAGGAGACAAGGCATTGCAAATCAATAGCATGTGTACTGTTTTTGCAGAGACCGAAGCCACCTCCCTTATGGCGCAAGGCAGGAATCCCCGCAACATTGCTCTTGGGCTGCATAGTTCCATTGTACGGCGCACCACGAATATGCTTAGCAGGGTTGGACTTGTAACTCCTCTGGTCTTTGCCGGCGGAGTCGCAAATAACCCCTGTGTTATCAGTATGTTGAAAGAGTCACTCTCGATAACTCCGGTTATTCCGGAGGAGCCTGATTTTGCAGGTGCATTAGGCGCGGCTATCTATGGACGGTCTTTATCTAAAATATCTTGA
- the pbpC gene encoding penicillin-binding protein 1C → MGRKKKIVLILGQVLLFIVASFLVLDFIFPFPEHKLHRVSATIVKDNEGNALRIFLPPDGARRMHTDFAQVSPTLKKSLIASEDSWFEYHPGVNPVSIIRAAIANIIAGRIVSGASTIPMQIARMAEPKPRTLSAKLQEAFRAMQLKLHHSNDKLLEIYLNILPYGSNIEGVAAASYFYFGHDPSTLSLAESALLTTLPRGPVFYDPIRHPQQAAKGRNRVMLQLEQKGEFPSEEVNRNLKLPLPDKIRPVPLKAPHFCRMVLERSGRIPEIKTTLDYPLQQAAQDMLATHVARLRGDDIDNAACVIIHIPTRQIRALVGSADFFEKGYGGAINLAETKRSPGSTLKPFIYALAFDQGKLTPDSFVYDIPVDYSGYSPENYNRTWSGQVTVKEALARSLNIPAVNTLAMIGVVEFSKLLQKGGISTLNKTPLKYGLPLALGGCEIKLTELTNLYASLADGGKYRPLTFSSGTENISTQLLSPEAAWLTLEMLSSVARPDMNETWMLTRDMPEAAWKTGTSFGHRDAWAVGISGDYAIGVWVGNPDGRPRKGISGAVHAGPLLFDLLRMTVPGGKLPAPPEGSGISEVKVCAHSRRLVGPFCSETTTMRTLSGKTRLRPCKQCRQVFVDAKSGYRLSGECLDRPNIKKIIVRTIPTKLARWRAENNLEIPKLPPPADDCDLIPAGIAPKIISPAGNTPYLLRKDTPLKFQQVALKAEAEADGGILHWFLDGRLVAKGRFDEKLFTEISTGTHRISVSDALGRTDSVIFKVK, encoded by the coding sequence ATGGGAAGAAAAAAGAAAATAGTACTTATCCTCGGGCAGGTTTTATTGTTTATTGTTGCGTCTTTTTTGGTGCTGGATTTTATTTTCCCGTTCCCTGAACACAAGCTTCATCGCGTAAGCGCAACCATTGTTAAAGATAATGAAGGCAACGCGCTCCGTATTTTTCTGCCGCCCGACGGAGCGCGGCGCATGCACACTGATTTCGCACAGGTCTCTCCCACTTTAAAAAAATCTCTGATTGCCTCGGAAGACAGCTGGTTCGAATATCATCCGGGGGTGAATCCCGTTTCTATAATTCGCGCTGCCATTGCCAACATAATAGCCGGAAGAATTGTTTCAGGAGCTTCAACCATTCCCATGCAGATTGCCAGAATGGCAGAGCCTAAACCGAGAACACTTTCCGCCAAGTTGCAGGAAGCCTTTAGAGCCATGCAGTTAAAGCTGCATCATTCTAACGATAAACTGCTTGAAATTTATCTGAACATACTTCCATACGGAAGTAATATCGAAGGCGTGGCCGCAGCTTCGTATTTTTATTTCGGGCATGATCCTTCAACATTATCTCTTGCCGAGTCCGCTTTGCTGACAACCCTTCCGCGTGGACCTGTGTTTTATGATCCTATACGTCATCCGCAGCAGGCCGCAAAAGGACGCAACCGTGTCATGCTTCAACTTGAACAAAAGGGAGAGTTTCCATCTGAGGAAGTAAATAGGAATTTAAAACTGCCCCTGCCAGATAAAATCCGCCCTGTACCGCTTAAAGCTCCTCACTTTTGCCGCATGGTGCTTGAACGGAGTGGACGTATTCCTGAAATTAAGACCACCCTTGATTATCCTTTGCAGCAGGCCGCGCAGGATATGCTTGCAACCCATGTTGCACGTCTGCGCGGTGATGATATTGATAACGCCGCCTGTGTGATCATACATATTCCCACCCGTCAAATCCGCGCCTTAGTCGGATCAGCTGATTTTTTTGAAAAAGGCTACGGCGGAGCCATCAATCTGGCTGAGACAAAACGCTCACCCGGCTCCACCCTCAAACCTTTTATCTATGCGCTGGCATTTGATCAGGGGAAACTGACTCCGGACAGTTTTGTATATGATATCCCTGTGGACTATTCCGGTTATTCTCCTGAAAACTACAACCGCACATGGAGCGGACAGGTCACTGTAAAAGAAGCACTTGCCCGTTCTCTTAATATCCCTGCAGTTAATACATTAGCCATGATCGGAGTCGTTGAATTCAGTAAGCTGCTGCAAAAAGGCGGAATCAGCACTCTAAATAAAACGCCTCTGAAATATGGCCTCCCCCTTGCCCTCGGCGGCTGTGAAATCAAGCTTACCGAACTGACAAATCTTTACGCATCCCTTGCCGACGGCGGTAAATACCGCCCGCTGACCTTCAGTTCCGGAACAGAAAACATAAGCACCCAACTACTCTCTCCTGAAGCTGCATGGCTGACCCTTGAAATGCTATCATCCGTTGCCAGACCCGACATGAATGAAACATGGATGCTGACCAGAGATATGCCTGAAGCTGCGTGGAAGACCGGAACATCCTTCGGACATCGCGATGCATGGGCTGTCGGGATTTCAGGAGATTATGCAATAGGAGTCTGGGTAGGAAATCCTGACGGAAGACCACGTAAAGGCATCTCGGGAGCCGTCCATGCAGGTCCGCTTCTCTTTGACCTGCTGCGCATGACAGTCCCCGGCGGCAAACTGCCAGCCCCCCCCGAAGGTTCTGGAATATCCGAAGTAAAGGTCTGCGCCCACAGCAGAAGACTGGTCGGACCGTTCTGCTCGGAAACCACTACCATGCGAACACTGTCCGGCAAGACCAGACTCCGCCCCTGTAAACAATGCCGTCAGGTTTTTGTTGATGCCAAGAGTGGCTACCGTTTATCTGGGGAATGTCTGGACCGTCCGAATATAAAAAAGATAATCGTCCGTACCATTCCCACGAAGCTCGCCCGCTGGAGGGCCGAAAACAATCTTGAAATACCGAAACTGCCGCCTCCTGCCGACGACTGCGACCTGATCCCCGCAGGCATCGCACCAAAAATAATCTCCCCGGCAGGCAATACCCCCTACCTGCTGCGCAAAGACACGCCGCTGAAATTTCAGCAGGTAGCCCTCAAAGCGGAGGCCGAAGCAGATGGCGGAATACTGCACTGGTTTTTAGATGGCAGGCTGGTAGCTAAAGGACGATTTGATGAAAAATTATTCACAGAAATAAGCACAGGGACACATAGAATATCTGTCAGTGATGCACTAGGAAGAACTGATTCTGTTATTTTTAAGGTAAAGTGA
- a CDS encoding SidJ-related pseudokinase, which produces MKKAEATAYARGLTPEREFSAAYMDLRNLRGLLQKTPDCATDEIIKALYSLLMEERYSTQRMCQLLYRECAKSLAAVGAGCMNQFVSRKALKLQIQAASTCTKYASVEASGGLGLLPVEVILPQAPSPFSGEAPAISWNKLIRSAGVTEEPVFSGRSAVMKATGEDQIFAVKIARKGEAPDGLHLEGKWMERLNRESACCKVRFDCPRPFHVADRIVFKITGLPDSAPDNLHEEGYAMAYHAHSDYFVYPNDDRPEKQSSPDEMLEIMGRNSYILGWLAGRGIVHDAPIPLFHNRVQATRRTDEGVYQWHRFGRLDRWLDSCRYPNFGLSGLRDFEHLQVMKSGRDSFYWAIGSHFMSILLVLGSWFRARQPELCGLDKNGDPVDARHLFDPELFEQAIMICFSNYYHGFTGNEFQNEIDLHLSGLVQSMINEMGVDNHMFEFMRVVDQEILSDDEFRKYLIKCGMEPQKACAIEKNKEDIPLTTGPHLGNFNGAISLPEIIEWSAMAAGCCIAAKSLGDRWPREV; this is translated from the coding sequence TTGAAAAAAGCGGAAGCAACGGCTTATGCCCGTGGGCTGACTCCTGAAAGGGAATTCAGCGCAGCATATATGGATCTTAGAAATTTGCGGGGACTTCTGCAGAAGACTCCTGATTGTGCAACTGATGAAATAATCAAAGCGTTGTACAGCTTGCTGATGGAAGAGAGATACAGCACGCAGCGTATGTGTCAGCTGCTTTACCGTGAATGTGCCAAAAGCCTTGCGGCAGTCGGAGCCGGCTGTATGAATCAGTTTGTTTCCCGTAAGGCTCTGAAGCTGCAAATACAGGCCGCATCAACCTGCACAAAGTATGCATCGGTTGAGGCTTCCGGCGGGCTGGGGCTTCTTCCTGTTGAAGTCATTCTGCCGCAGGCCCCGAGTCCTTTTTCAGGTGAAGCTCCTGCAATCTCATGGAATAAGCTTATCCGCTCCGCAGGTGTGACAGAGGAGCCGGTCTTTTCAGGCCGCAGTGCGGTAATGAAAGCAACAGGTGAGGATCAGATTTTTGCGGTAAAGATTGCCCGCAAAGGCGAAGCTCCTGACGGGCTGCATCTGGAGGGAAAATGGATGGAAAGGCTGAATCGTGAGTCTGCGTGCTGCAAAGTCCGTTTTGACTGTCCCAGACCTTTCCATGTAGCTGACCGGATAGTTTTTAAAATCACCGGCCTGCCGGATTCAGCACCGGATAATTTGCATGAAGAAGGCTACGCTATGGCCTATCATGCACACAGCGATTATTTTGTTTACCCTAACGATGACCGGCCGGAGAAGCAGTCCAGTCCAGATGAAATGCTGGAAATCATGGGGCGCAACTCTTATATTCTTGGCTGGCTTGCCGGGCGCGGAATTGTTCATGATGCACCCATCCCGCTTTTCCACAACAGAGTTCAGGCCACCCGTCGCACCGATGAGGGCGTTTATCAATGGCACCGATTCGGAAGACTCGACCGCTGGCTTGATTCATGCCGCTATCCGAATTTCGGGCTGTCCGGGTTGCGTGATTTTGAACACCTTCAAGTGATGAAGTCCGGCAGGGATTCATTTTACTGGGCAATCGGTTCTCATTTTATGTCTATCCTGCTTGTGTTGGGAAGCTGGTTCAGGGCAAGGCAGCCAGAATTATGCGGTCTGGATAAAAATGGTGACCCGGTAGACGCGCGGCATTTATTTGACCCGGAGCTTTTTGAACAGGCCATTATGATTTGTTTCAGCAACTATTACCACGGCTTCACCGGGAATGAATTTCAAAATGAAATAGATCTGCATCTTTCCGGCCTTGTGCAGTCCATGATCAATGAAATGGGCGTGGACAACCACATGTTCGAATTTATGCGGGTGGTCGATCAGGAAATTCTCAGTGACGATGAATTTCGCAAGTACCTGATTAAGTGCGGCATGGAGCCGCAAAAAGCTTGCGCTATAGAAAAGAATAAAGAAGATATCCCGCTCACAACAGGGCCTCACTTGGGGAATTTCAACGGCGCAATATCCTTGCCGGAAATAATTGAATGGTCTGCCATGGCAGCAGGGTGCTGCATTGCCGCCAAGTCGCTTGGCGACAGATGGCCCCGTGAAGTTTAA